One part of the Desulfonema ishimotonii genome encodes these proteins:
- a CDS encoding DMP19 family protein: MAVEFHKTELKKERLEDCFRIDDSYIFIETLQNIVYEHFGYIDPDLLPRYAKMIELLSEFDVKAGNAGFYHYLFTPSGDFAGDVRDYLEVIHAQATLEIMNQVASYFPNAIIPDAEDDRQDIIEDLEAFNAEFDQFADADRKYLKLEENIIELLRDYLKDKIEDIVNEYNKWLHEHK; this comes from the coding sequence TTGGCTGTAGAGTTTCATAAAACAGAATTAAAGAAAGAACGGTTGGAGGATTGCTTCAGAATAGACGATTCTTACATATTTATTGAAACGCTTCAAAATATAGTTTATGAACATTTTGGCTATATTGATCCTGATCTGTTACCCCGGTACGCAAAAATGATAGAATTGTTGAGTGAATTTGATGTAAAAGCCGGAAACGCAGGATTTTACCATTACTTATTCACACCTTCGGGAGATTTTGCAGGGGACGTAAGGGACTATCTGGAGGTAATCCATGCACAGGCTACTCTGGAAATAATGAATCAGGTGGCATCTTATTTCCCGAATGCAATAATACCCGATGCAGAGGACGATAGACAGGATATAATTGAGGATTTGGAAGCATTTAATGCTGAATTTGATCAATTTGCTGATGCAGATCGAAAATATTTGAAACTTGAAGAAAATATTATTGAGTTGCTGAGAGATTATTTAAAAGATAAAATAGAAGACATCGTAAATGAGTACAACAAATGGCTCCATGAGCACAAATAG
- a CDS encoding IS630 family transposase encodes MRKKRSLNIRTHIFMPEETETLKRYRDGQKDYRLKLRFIALLLIAGNTGTEIVAAAVGKDIRTVETWYGKYLTHGPDALNSFQYQPKRCFLSDDQLADMIAWVKKELPSDTKVICHYIREQTGIAYCQSAVAKLLKKNGLRRLRPKLIPGKPPSEKEQTDFIEKYEKLRKSAADPESGRVVIFCDAMHFVHQTVPATCWGDPSERPVLKANSGRQRLNIMGGYDPVTCKLIHETDEKNCDSEKAIIFFKKLLRTYPKASMIKVFADNATYFHARNTQEWLEKNPRISLYFLPAYAPNLNLIERLWRFAKGKLIRNTYYEKYKTFRCHVFRLLNNIHNYESELSSLMVEKFQIIRQ; translated from the coding sequence ATGAGGAAAAAACGCTCTCTGAATATCAGAACCCATATTTTCATGCCGGAAGAAACCGAAACCCTGAAAAGGTACCGTGACGGCCAGAAGGATTACCGCCTGAAACTCCGCTTCATAGCGCTTCTGCTGATCGCCGGCAATACCGGAACCGAAATTGTGGCCGCGGCAGTCGGAAAAGATATCAGAACCGTGGAAACATGGTACGGAAAATATCTTACGCATGGTCCCGATGCCCTGAATTCCTTTCAGTACCAACCGAAACGGTGCTTTCTGTCAGATGATCAGCTCGCAGACATGATCGCATGGGTGAAAAAAGAACTCCCTTCCGATACGAAAGTCATCTGTCATTATATAAGGGAACAGACCGGGATTGCCTACTGCCAAAGCGCGGTTGCGAAGCTCCTTAAAAAAAACGGACTGAGACGACTCCGTCCGAAGCTGATTCCGGGAAAACCTCCGTCCGAAAAAGAACAAACCGATTTTATTGAAAAATATGAGAAACTCCGCAAATCCGCCGCCGATCCGGAGTCCGGCAGAGTCGTCATTTTCTGCGATGCCATGCACTTCGTTCATCAGACCGTGCCCGCGACATGTTGGGGAGATCCGTCCGAACGACCTGTTTTAAAAGCAAATTCCGGGCGTCAGCGCCTGAATATCATGGGCGGATATGATCCCGTGACCTGTAAGCTGATACATGAGACCGACGAAAAAAACTGTGACTCCGAAAAAGCGATCATTTTTTTCAAAAAACTGCTCAGAACCTATCCGAAAGCCAGTATGATAAAGGTTTTTGCTGATAATGCCACTTATTTTCATGCCCGGAACACACAGGAATGGCTTGAAAAAAATCCCCGGATCAGTTTGTATTTTCTCCCGGCCTATGCTCCGAACCTGAATCTGATCGAACGCCTTTGGCGTTTTGCAAAAGGGAAACTGATCAGAAACACATATTATGAGAAATACAAGACGTTCCGGTGTCATGTTTTTCGTCTTCTGAATAATATACATAATTATGAAAGTGAGTTATCATCTCTTATGGTAGAAAAATTTCAGATAATTCGCCAATAA
- a CDS encoding IS66 family transposase: MKRTEGALVGSVSEHGFNPHMVILSDDAGQFNVFLHALCRIHAERTINRLSGFDDERRRALEKKQTEIWEFYSELKQYKESPHADKKGRLNVRSDEIFTEKTCFASLNKAPEHIYRNKDELLLVLERPEIPLHNNASERDIREFVKKRKISGSTRSSPGRRARDTFASLKKTCRKLAISFWEYLKARAKGCYDTVPYLPELIHRHACALVA, encoded by the coding sequence ATGAAACGAACGGAAGGCGCGCTTGTCGGAAGTGTTTCGGAGCATGGTTTCAACCCTCACATGGTTATCCTCAGTGACGATGCCGGTCAGTTCAATGTTTTTCTTCATGCATTGTGCCGGATTCATGCGGAACGAACCATTAACAGGCTGTCAGGATTCGATGACGAACGACGCCGGGCGCTTGAAAAAAAACAGACGGAAATTTGGGAATTCTATTCGGAATTGAAACAGTACAAGGAATCTCCCCATGCCGATAAAAAGGGACGGCTCAACGTCCGATCTGATGAAATTTTTACGGAAAAAACCTGCTTTGCCAGCCTGAACAAGGCCCCTGAACACATTTACAGGAACAAAGATGAGCTTTTGCTGGTTCTTGAACGGCCGGAGATTCCTCTGCACAATAACGCGAGTGAACGGGATATTCGGGAGTTTGTTAAAAAACGAAAAATCAGTGGTTCAACCCGAAGCTCTCCCGGACGCCGTGCTCGCGACACATTCGCTTCCCTTAAAAAAACATGCCGAAAGCTGGCTATCTCCTTTTGGGAATATTTGAAAGCCCGCGCAAAAGGTTGCTACGATACCGTACCCTACTTGCCGGAGTTGATACACAGACATGCATGCGCTCTGGTCGCATAG
- a CDS encoding IS701 family transposase has translation MDLFHPEGLVSNLTKYLSGYKNCFRTGTRDSGKLPELYISGLLKTESGKRNMERLHEELDMKGDGYQQIQHFITNSPWDARKVIRTAARKTSDLYARQAGYSTADVGYIIDESAHLKKGSGSVGVARQYAGAVGKVDNCQVGVYSSLVWQTHTGLINCRLFLPKCWADDDERCEKAGIPGKKRAHKSKPRLALGMLKADIEAGVRFGWVGGDGLYGHGYELSYAIEDMGLTFLFDVHNNQLIYEREPSIFIPERKPGRGRTPTCHRTDDRPVTVRDYHAKPDESQWEQIGVRDTVKGRLVLSVHVSEVRVWNEKEDHARKRLLIISRNHSENKTKYGLSNAGTASAPPERLAYMQAQRYWVERAFQDAKSELGMSDYQVRKWNGWYHHMALVILALSFIVRERLENKNKYPLLSCRDVRIIIVALLTGDIALIEKRKRQMLHRHRQRFKDIERNFKNKNMTK, from the coding sequence ATGGACCTGTTTCATCCTGAGGGGCTGGTATCGAATCTTACCAAATATCTTTCGGGCTACAAAAATTGTTTTCGGACGGGAACCAGAGATTCGGGCAAGCTTCCCGAATTGTATATCTCCGGCTTGCTGAAGACCGAATCGGGCAAGCGCAACATGGAGCGACTGCACGAGGAACTTGATATGAAAGGCGACGGTTATCAGCAAATACAACACTTCATCACGAATTCTCCATGGGACGCCCGGAAAGTGATTCGCACGGCGGCCCGAAAGACCTCCGATCTGTACGCCCGCCAAGCCGGTTATAGCACGGCGGATGTCGGCTATATTATCGATGAATCCGCTCATTTGAAAAAAGGTTCCGGTTCGGTCGGAGTCGCCAGGCAATATGCCGGAGCTGTCGGAAAAGTGGATAACTGCCAGGTCGGCGTCTATTCCAGCCTTGTCTGGCAAACTCACACCGGCCTGATCAATTGCCGGCTCTTTCTCCCCAAATGCTGGGCCGACGATGATGAAAGATGCGAAAAGGCGGGTATTCCCGGAAAAAAACGGGCGCATAAAAGCAAGCCCCGGCTGGCGCTCGGAATGCTCAAAGCTGACATTGAGGCCGGAGTCCGTTTCGGCTGGGTAGGCGGAGACGGCTTGTACGGCCACGGATATGAGCTCAGTTACGCCATTGAGGATATGGGGCTGACGTTCCTGTTCGATGTCCACAATAATCAGCTGATATACGAGCGTGAACCTTCGATATTCATACCGGAAAGAAAGCCGGGACGGGGACGGACGCCAACCTGTCACAGAACCGATGACAGGCCCGTCACCGTCAGGGACTACCACGCAAAACCCGATGAATCCCAGTGGGAGCAGATCGGGGTCAGGGATACGGTAAAAGGAAGATTGGTGCTTTCCGTACACGTCTCCGAAGTCCGGGTTTGGAATGAAAAAGAGGATCATGCGAGAAAACGTCTGCTTATCATCAGCCGAAATCATTCGGAAAACAAAACGAAATATGGCCTGAGCAACGCAGGCACAGCATCTGCTCCGCCCGAGCGACTTGCGTACATGCAGGCTCAGAGATATTGGGTGGAACGGGCTTTCCAGGACGCCAAAAGCGAATTGGGGATGTCCGACTACCAAGTTCGTAAATGGAACGGATGGTATCATCATATGGCGCTTGTCATTCTGGCGCTCTCCTTTATCGTCAGAGAGAGGCTCGAAAACAAAAACAAGTATCCTTTGCTTAGCTGCCGGGATGTCCGAATCATAATTGTCGCCTTGCTGACCGGGGACATTGCGCTTATCGAAAAAAGAAAGCGGCAAATGCTACACAGGCATCGCCAGAGATTCAAGGATATAGAGAGAAATTTTAAAAATAAAAATATGACAAAGTAG
- a CDS encoding RlmE family RNA methyltransferase, whose amino-acid sequence MKRAVSKRNKNKWADHYTQKAQKEKYPARSVYKLIEIQNKTRVIKKGDRVLDLGCAPGSWLMYAAEITGSGGRVVGIDLKPVNVSLPPHATAYAGDIFDMSDEIRDAVGSGYNAVISDMAPSTTGNSSVDAARSFNLCEAALAVAHEVLLPGGIFVCKIFQGPDFEMFLNRIKTEFDKHKIFKPQSSRKASREIFIIGLGKK is encoded by the coding sequence ATGAAACGAGCGGTTTCAAAACGAAATAAAAATAAATGGGCAGACCATTACACCCAAAAGGCCCAAAAGGAAAAATACCCGGCCCGGTCTGTATATAAGCTCATTGAAATACAGAATAAAACCCGCGTCATTAAAAAAGGGGACAGGGTGCTGGATCTGGGATGCGCGCCCGGTTCCTGGCTGATGTATGCGGCGGAAATAACCGGAAGCGGTGGCCGCGTTGTCGGAATCGACCTCAAACCCGTAAATGTCAGCCTGCCGCCCCATGCAACCGCTTACGCGGGTGACATCTTTGACATGAGCGACGAGATCCGTGACGCAGTGGGAAGCGGCTATAACGCGGTCATCAGCGACATGGCCCCGTCCACCACCGGCAACAGCTCGGTCGATGCGGCCCGCTCCTTCAACCTGTGTGAGGCGGCCCTTGCCGTTGCCCATGAGGTGCTGCTGCCGGGCGGAATTTTTGTGTGTAAAATTTTCCAGGGGCCGGATTTTGAAATGTTTCTGAACCGGATCAAAACCGAATTTGACAAACATAAAATCTTCAAACCCCAAAGCAGCCGCAAGGCCAGCAGAGAGATATTTATTATCGGATTGGGGAAGAAATAG
- a CDS encoding YebC/PmpR family DNA-binding transcriptional regulator, which produces MSGHSKWSTIKRKKGAIDAKRGKIFTKLIKEITIAARMGGGDPEANPRLRTAVAAAKAENMPKDNMERAIKKGTGELEGVSYEESSYEGYGPGGAAVFVESLSDNKNRAVADIRHIFNKRGGNLGENGCVAWMFDKKGYINIEKSVTDEETLMEVALEAGAEDVREDGETFEVITAPEDFEAVREAIEAASVPYLEAEVTMLPQTITTLTGKEAEQMIRLMEALDDCEDVQKVYTNADIPDEMVG; this is translated from the coding sequence ATGTCAGGACACAGCAAATGGTCTACCATTAAACGTAAAAAAGGGGCCATCGACGCCAAGCGCGGCAAAATTTTCACAAAGCTGATCAAGGAAATCACCATTGCGGCCCGCATGGGCGGCGGAGATCCCGAAGCCAACCCCAGACTGCGTACCGCCGTTGCTGCGGCAAAGGCCGAGAACATGCCCAAAGACAACATGGAGCGGGCCATCAAAAAAGGCACCGGTGAGCTGGAAGGCGTCAGCTACGAGGAAAGCTCCTATGAAGGGTACGGACCGGGCGGGGCAGCCGTGTTTGTGGAATCCCTGAGCGACAATAAAAACCGTGCGGTTGCGGATATTCGCCATATCTTCAATAAGCGGGGCGGCAACCTGGGTGAAAACGGGTGCGTGGCCTGGATGTTCGACAAAAAGGGCTATATCAATATTGAAAAGAGCGTGACAGACGAGGAAACGCTCATGGAAGTGGCCCTGGAGGCCGGTGCTGAGGATGTCCGGGAAGACGGAGAAACATTTGAGGTGATTACGGCACCGGAAGATTTTGAGGCGGTGCGGGAGGCCATTGAGGCGGCCTCTGTTCCGTATCTTGAGGCCGAAGTAACCATGCTCCCCCAGACCATCACCACCCTGACAGGCAAGGAAGCCGAACAGATGATCCGGCTGATGGAGGCCCTGGACGACTGCGAAGATGTACAGAAGGTCTACACCAACGCAGATATTCCCGATGAGATGGTCGGATAG
- the nadA gene encoding quinolinate synthase NadA, whose translation MRETIRRLLKERNAILLAHNYQPPEIQDVADLCGDSLELSIKASQTDADVIVFCGVHFMAETAFILSPEKIVLLPNPNAGCPMADMVNPEALKKRLAELPPMPVVTYVNSPAAVKALSTVCCTSANVVRVAESMDADEMLMVPDRNLAQYAASKTDKKIHLWEGYCPFHDRLTPEDIRRARAAHPDAVFMAHPECRPEALGLADVVASTSGMIRYASESPEKSFIVGTEVGLLYPLKKANPDKEFFPASEQMLCTDMKKITLGDIVRSLEQMTGEVRVPEEIRKPALKAVERMIQMK comes from the coding sequence ATGAGAGAAACCATAAGACGGTTGTTGAAAGAGCGGAACGCCATTCTGCTGGCGCACAATTATCAGCCCCCGGAGATCCAGGATGTTGCCGATCTCTGCGGCGACTCCCTGGAACTGAGCATCAAAGCCTCCCAGACCGATGCGGATGTGATCGTTTTCTGCGGGGTTCATTTCATGGCGGAGACAGCGTTTATACTGTCACCCGAAAAAATCGTGCTGCTGCCGAATCCGAACGCCGGGTGTCCCATGGCCGACATGGTGAACCCGGAGGCTCTGAAAAAGCGGCTGGCCGAACTGCCGCCCATGCCGGTGGTCACATATGTCAACTCGCCTGCGGCGGTTAAGGCCCTGTCCACGGTCTGCTGCACCTCGGCCAATGTGGTCCGGGTGGCCGAGAGCATGGACGCCGATGAAATGCTCATGGTCCCGGACCGGAATCTGGCGCAGTATGCGGCGTCCAAAACCGATAAGAAGATTCACCTCTGGGAGGGATATTGTCCCTTTCACGACCGGCTGACACCAGAAGATATCCGCAGGGCCAGAGCGGCCCACCCGGACGCGGTCTTTATGGCACATCCCGAATGCAGGCCCGAAGCCCTCGGACTGGCCGATGTGGTGGCCAGTACCTCCGGCATGATCCGGTACGCCAGTGAGTCCCCGGAAAAGTCGTTTATTGTGGGCACCGAGGTTGGCCTGCTCTATCCCCTGAAAAAAGCGAACCCGGACAAGGAATTCTTCCCGGCGTCAGAGCAGATGCTGTGTACAGATATGAAAAAGATAACTCTCGGTGATATCGTGCGGAGTCTGGAGCAGATGACAGGGGAGGTCCGGGTTCCCGAAGAGATCCGAAAGCCCGCGCTGAAGGCTGTGGAGCGGATGATTCAGATGAAGTGA
- a CDS encoding LolA family protein: MNFKRVAFFFVIFISLGSQAALAEKAMPETAPVVPGVAVPEEAMSVDDILNHVEQRYTGPGFTARFTQKSTIKAMDITDMAEGRVSIKRPGMMRWEYEKPEKQIIITNGASLWVYRPEDNQVMVGSAPAYFGDGKGASFLSDIRTVREKFTVSLEKGEDPACYRLKLLPKDQTLDISAIWLSVSVKEFNVEQIITHNSYEDETLIEMQQLQFNRDIDDAVFSFDIPEGADIVQLEE, from the coding sequence ATGAACTTTAAACGGGTGGCGTTTTTTTTTGTTATCTTTATCAGCCTGGGATCACAGGCGGCTTTGGCGGAAAAGGCCATGCCGGAAACTGCGCCGGTTGTGCCGGGCGTGGCTGTGCCGGAAGAGGCCATGTCGGTTGACGATATCCTGAACCATGTGGAACAGCGGTACACCGGCCCCGGATTTACGGCCCGGTTTACCCAGAAATCGACCATTAAGGCGATGGATATTACGGATATGGCCGAGGGCAGGGTGTCTATCAAGCGTCCGGGCATGATGCGCTGGGAATATGAAAAGCCGGAAAAGCAGATCATCATCACAAACGGGGCATCGCTCTGGGTATACCGGCCGGAGGACAATCAGGTGATGGTGGGCAGCGCACCGGCCTATTTCGGCGACGGCAAGGGCGCAAGTTTTCTCTCGGACATCCGGACCGTGCGTGAAAAATTTACGGTCTCCCTGGAAAAGGGGGAAGATCCGGCCTGTTACCGGCTGAAACTTCTGCCCAAAGATCAGACGCTGGATATCTCGGCCATCTGGCTTTCTGTTTCCGTAAAAGAATTTAACGTGGAGCAGATTATCACCCATAATTCTTATGAGGATGAAACGCTGATTGAAATGCAGCAATTGCAGTTTAACCGCGATATTGATGATGCTGTATTCAGTTTTGATATCCCCGAAGGCGCGGATATCGTTCAGCTTGAAGAATAG
- a CDS encoding DUF4826 family protein, whose translation MTDNLNAEMWADSQFSKAAGYLSSQNVRYTGVITLAWLAAPYIALWRAKAPDDTLHDVWVICGQMPTDVLAEPEITGPRAALRGFGTRWQSVAAEHVPDKGGPESGKNPKALERQARMLLNIADDESLWPDDL comes from the coding sequence ATGACGGATAATCTGAATGCGGAGATGTGGGCCGACAGCCAGTTCTCCAAGGCTGCCGGGTATCTCAGCAGCCAAAACGTCCGCTATACCGGAGTCATCACCCTGGCCTGGCTGGCCGCGCCGTATATCGCCCTGTGGCGGGCAAAGGCGCCAGATGACACCCTGCACGATGTCTGGGTGATCTGCGGACAGATGCCAACCGATGTCCTGGCGGAGCCGGAAATTACCGGGCCGAGAGCGGCGCTGCGGGGGTTCGGGACGCGGTGGCAGTCGGTTGCGGCGGAACATGTGCCGGACAAGGGCGGGCCGGAATCCGGGAAAAATCCGAAGGCGCTGGAACGTCAGGCCCGGATGCTGCTGAACATCGCCGATGATGAAAGTCTCTGGCCGGACGATTTGTAA
- the trxA gene encoding thioredoxin, producing the protein MTQPNTYIMRCTACGTRNRIPVEKVGTVAKCGKCQGPVHTDVLRIDHALTITDSDFDSQILRSPLPALLDCWAPWCGPCQMMEPFMTELAATWQGRIRVGKMNVDENPRTSSQYRIMSIPTLLIFDNGQLKDTLTGALPRQSIVQAMSAYL; encoded by the coding sequence ATGACTCAACCGAATACATATATCATGCGATGTACGGCGTGCGGAACCCGCAACCGTATTCCCGTGGAAAAAGTGGGGACGGTTGCAAAATGCGGGAAATGCCAAGGCCCTGTTCATACGGACGTACTCCGCATTGACCACGCGCTGACTATAACAGACAGCGACTTTGACTCGCAGATCCTCAGATCCCCCCTGCCTGCGCTGCTGGACTGCTGGGCACCCTGGTGCGGGCCGTGCCAGATGATGGAACCCTTTATGACGGAACTTGCGGCAACCTGGCAGGGCAGAATCCGCGTCGGCAAAATGAATGTGGATGAAAACCCCCGGACCTCGTCCCAATACCGGATCATGAGCATTCCCACGCTGCTGATTTTTGACAACGGGCAACTGAAAGACACCCTGACCGGTGCGTTGCCCCGGCAAAGCATTGTGCAGGCCATGTCCGCTTATCTGTAA
- a CDS encoding methyl-accepting chemotaxis protein codes for MHDTLDNLFRKYRYLNTIVFIILFTLLLALLYIPYSRQYQKDLLYLQNRFSAETDDIDQFVRHIRAYVTTLQQAAQEDLTYISTHHQGKNFLYSMIAEDETASGYHLDNYAPKASKEMIGNLTGQGGFQGRERTFYNEINMVLNLNRLFQLTFNTTGDAAWVYYVSAKAFINIYPWTRSSGFKYTEALLGHEFYRLGLPENNPGKKAFWTEAYIDEGGKGLMTTCSAPVYEGATFRGVVALDLTVDFLNTQVRKFEPDQGVMFLINDRNQLIAHPTATNSGETQVKKIAEAFPEKFEGDMAAILNQKQDGLATDRINGYRIFHKKLSGAPWTGVFIFKDNGPVGSFFRKVGPEAIAILSCVSLLLILLHFQTRKYFLSPSEKLVMLIGENGDVSSSSTGKLPKEWHPLFQKVLESFKKNRDYQEELRQYNRNLETVFEQVGENIDTLANRTLTDIAAKIHQNSEHARQADRLMSDSGDAVRQAGTAMSGLIASMNEISEASEQTSKIIKTIDEIAFQTNLLSLNAAIEAARAGESGAGFAVVAGEVRNLAMRTAQAAKNTETLIRGTVRKIRDGSDLVSATDDIFSKVASDTQHLGELVGKIADATVEQASGIDQVNSHVREIDAIVGKTERIAVSDREHQANGAGRINPPVES; via the coding sequence ATGCATGACACGTTAGACAATCTGTTCAGAAAATACCGGTATCTCAACACAATCGTATTTATCATATTGTTTACCCTACTTCTGGCGTTATTATATATTCCGTATTCAAGGCAGTATCAGAAAGACCTGCTGTACCTGCAGAACAGGTTTTCAGCCGAAACCGATGATATTGATCAGTTTGTCCGGCATATCCGCGCCTATGTCACCACACTTCAGCAGGCCGCACAGGAGGATCTGACATACATCTCGACTCACCATCAGGGAAAAAATTTTCTGTACAGCATGATCGCGGAAGATGAAACTGCCAGCGGCTACCATCTGGATAACTATGCCCCGAAAGCGTCAAAGGAGATGATCGGCAATCTGACCGGGCAAGGCGGTTTTCAGGGCAGGGAAAGAACCTTTTATAACGAAATCAACATGGTATTGAATCTGAACCGCCTGTTTCAACTCACTTTCAATACCACCGGAGATGCGGCATGGGTATATTATGTGTCTGCAAAAGCGTTTATCAATATCTATCCCTGGACCCGGTCTTCGGGTTTCAAATACACAGAGGCCCTCCTCGGCCATGAATTTTATCGCCTGGGGCTTCCGGAAAATAACCCCGGCAAAAAGGCGTTCTGGACCGAAGCGTATATCGACGAAGGCGGCAAGGGGCTGATGACCACCTGTTCCGCACCGGTTTATGAAGGCGCGACATTCAGGGGTGTCGTTGCGCTGGATCTGACAGTGGACTTTCTGAACACGCAGGTCCGGAAATTTGAACCGGATCAGGGCGTGATGTTTCTGATCAACGACAGGAACCAGCTGATCGCCCACCCGACAGCCACAAATTCAGGTGAGACGCAGGTTAAAAAAATAGCCGAAGCTTTTCCTGAAAAATTTGAAGGTGATATGGCGGCGATACTGAATCAGAAACAGGATGGCCTGGCGACTGACCGTATCAACGGCTATCGGATCTTTCATAAAAAACTTTCCGGGGCACCGTGGACAGGCGTTTTTATCTTCAAAGACAACGGACCGGTTGGCTCATTTTTCAGAAAAGTCGGTCCGGAGGCCATTGCCATCCTCTCATGCGTCAGCCTGCTCCTGATCCTGCTCCACTTCCAGACGCGGAAATATTTTCTATCCCCGTCTGAAAAGCTGGTGATGCTGATCGGAGAAAACGGCGATGTATCTTCATCATCGACCGGAAAGCTTCCGAAAGAGTGGCATCCCCTGTTTCAGAAAGTTCTGGAATCCTTTAAAAAAAACAGAGATTACCAGGAAGAACTTCGGCAGTATAACCGGAATCTGGAAACTGTTTTTGAGCAGGTGGGTGAGAATATCGACACCCTGGCCAACCGGACGCTCACAGATATCGCCGCGAAAATTCACCAGAATTCGGAACACGCCCGCCAGGCCGACCGGCTGATGAGCGATTCCGGCGATGCCGTCCGGCAGGCCGGTACCGCCATGTCCGGGCTGATCGCGTCAATGAACGAAATTTCCGAGGCCAGCGAACAGACCTCCAAAATCATCAAAACTATTGATGAAATCGCTTTTCAGACCAATCTGCTCTCCCTCAATGCCGCCATCGAAGCGGCCAGGGCCGGTGAATCCGGTGCCGGTTTTGCCGTTGTTGCCGGAGAAGTCAGAAATCTGGCGATGCGGACGGCCCAGGCCGCCAAAAATACAGAAACCCTGATCCGGGGTACCGTCCGAAAAATCAGGGACGGTTCAGATCTGGTCTCCGCAACCGACGACATTTTCTCCAAAGTTGCCTCGGACACGCAGCACCTTGGCGAACTGGTCGGTAAAATCGCTGATGCGACTGTGGAACAGGCCAGTGGAATTGACCAGGTCAACAGTCACGTCAGGGAAATAGACGCCATCGTCGGAAAAACAGAGCGCATTGCTGTCTCCGATCGTGAACATCAGGCCAATGGGGCCGGAAGAATAAATCCCCCAGTTGAAAGCTGA